A DNA window from Macadamia integrifolia cultivar HAES 741 chromosome 4, SCU_Mint_v3, whole genome shotgun sequence contains the following coding sequences:
- the LOC122077338 gene encoding uncharacterized protein LOC122077338: protein MALQAPIAWLKATKTSATMSPLSPTGHVGLRMPADRFALRSSFFSPSLHLLLPPPPPHQPISSAAPKFSMRVASKQAYICRDCGYIYKDRTPFEKLPDNYFCPVCGAPKRRFRTYEPAVVKNANDTDVRKARKAQLQRDEAIGRALPIAIVVGVAGLAGLYLYLNNTF from the exons atgGCACTTCAAGCACCCATCGCCTGGCTGAAGGCCACAAAGACCTCTGCTACTATGTCTCCCTTGTCTCCCACGGGCCATGTTGGCCTCAGAATGCCAGCCGATCGATTTGCCCTCAGATCGtccttcttctctccctctctccatcttttgcttcctccccctccccctcaccaACCCATCTCTTCTGCTGCCCCAAAATTCTCTATGCGTGTCGCTTCCAAGCAAGCCTACATTTGCCGTGACTGCGG GTATATTTACAAGGATCGAACTCCTTTTGAGAAGTTACCTGATAACTACTTCTGCCCAG TTTGCGGGGCTCCAAAGCGAAGATTCAGGACTTACGAGCCTGCCGTAGTCAAGAATGCTAATGACACGGATGTCCGCAAAGCCCGAAAAGCACAGCTTCAGAGAGATGAAGCAATCGG GCGAGCTTTGCCTATTGCCATTGTTGTTGGAGTTGCAGGGCTGGCTGGTTTATACTTGTACCTCAACAATACCTTCTAG
- the LOC122075749 gene encoding transaldolase 2-like codes for MASISKLPGSAFASSSSSSRSIKSSEPRALVGFSTASTVSRDFSPFKLSIRRNHVDNRSLIVMFSQVDGNGAQTKRTVLHDLYEKEGQSPWYDNLCRPVTDLLPLIASGVRGVTSNPAIFQKAISSSSAYNEQYSELVKAGKDIEAAYWELVIKDIQDACKLFEPIYDQTDAADGYVSVEVSPMLADDMRGTVEAAKWLHKVVDRCNVYIKIPATAACVPSIKEVIALGISVNVTLIFSLARYEAVIDAYLDGLEASGLSDLSKVTSVASFFVSRVDTLVDKLLEKNGTPEALNLRGKAAVAQAVLAYQLYQKKFSGPRWEALVKKGAKKQRLLWASTSVKNPAYLDTLYVAPLIGPDTVSTMPDQAIQAFIDHGTVSRTIDSNVSEADGIYNALEKFGIDWDEVGDLLEIEGVDVFKKSFVSLLGTLQEKKSTLKLAS; via the exons ATGGCCTCCATTTCCAAGCTTCCGGGCTCTGCTttcgcttcttcttcttcgtcctctCGCAGCATCAAATCGTCTGAACCGAGAGCTCTGGTTGGTTTCTCCACTGCATCCACCGTTAGCAGAGATTTCTCGCCCTTCAAGCTATCGATTCGAAGAAATCATGTTGACAACCGCTCCTTGAT TGTTATGTTCTCCCAAGTTGATGGGAATGGGGCCCAGACCAAGAGAACCGTTCTTCATGATCTCTACGAGAAGGAAGGGCAGAGTCCTTGGTACGATAATCTCTGCCGCCCTGTCACAGATTTGCTGCCTCTGATTGCGAGTGGGGTTAGAGGAGTCACCAGCAATCCAGCA ATCTTCCAGAAGGCGATATCATCATCAAGCGCTTACAATGAGCAGTACAG TGAACTTGTAAAAGCAGGAAAAGACATTGAAGCTGCATATTGGGAACTTGTGATCAAGGACATTCAAGATGCATGCAAGCTCTTTGAACCAATCTATGATCAAACAGATGCGGCTGATGGCTATGTATCTGTTGAAGTGTCCCCAATGCTGGCTGATGATATGCGAGGGACCGTGGAGGCTGCAAAATGGCTTCATAAGGTGGTTGACCGTTGCAATGTGTACATAAAGATCCCTGCTACTGCAGCATGTGTCCCTTCTATCAAGGAGGTTATTGCACTTGGTATCAGTGTCAATGTAACT CTCATATTCTCCCTTGCTAGATATGAAGCAGTAATTGATGCTTACTTGGATGGGTTAGAGGCATCTGGGTTGAGTGACCTCTCCAAAGTTACAAGTGTTGCTTCCTTCTTTGTTAGTCGGGTAGACACCCTTGTTGACAAGCTGCTGGAGAAGAATGGAACCCCTGAGGCTCTTAATCTCCGAGGGAAG GCTGCAGTAGCTCAGGCAGTATTGGCGTACCAGCTCTACCAGAAGAAATTCTCTGGTCCACGATGGGAGGCTTTGGTGAAGAAAGGTGCCAAGAAGCAGAGGCTGCTTTGGGCCTCAACCAGTGTCAAGAACCCAGCCTATCTTGATACCTTATATGTTGCTCCTCTCATTGGACCAGACACT GTCTCAACTATGCCTGACCAAGCAATCCAAGCATTCATCGACCATGGTACTGTCTCGAGGACAATTGACTCCAATGTATCAGAGGCCGATGGCATCTACAATGCACTTGAGAAATTTGGAATTGACTGGGACGAGGTTGGGGACCTACTTGAAATTGAAGGTGTAGATGTTTTCAAGAAGAGCTTCGTGAGCCTGCTTGGTACcttgcaagagaagaagagcacCCTTAAGTTGGCCTCATAG
- the LOC122077337 gene encoding protein COFACTOR ASSEMBLY OF COMPLEX C SUBUNIT B CCB1, chloroplastic isoform X2, whose translation MESLRHPFLMLLLSSQPQLRTFVILLVPEGFTVIPISRKGYIAPLLSPFSERFNFNGGETRDECPNSVTHRNKQMATKLLWPPLLSHPLPQKFEVGESTNHQLWLGGHKCVRTKRLAVRVSLHDSLASSVSTAADMVHHHHHHHHHLLHLQHLPLFSLAESVGYSLASYYTSLGLFVISVPGLWSLIKRSVKSKIVQKTYISEGGGKKAPNQIAGEILSYFSRNNFVVSDRGETITGAYYWKRASRKEQIKVKMMVDDKGTLSEILVQGDDQQVEQMRKELQLSEKGMVYVKGIFERS comes from the exons ATGGAGAGTCTCCGTCATCCCTTTTTGATGCTTCTCTTATCTTCTCAGCCTCAACTTAGGACGTTTGTAATTTTGCTTGTTCCTGAGGGTTTTACTGTCATTCCAATAAGCAGAAAGGGGTATATTGCTCCTTTGTTATCCCCCTTCTCTGAGCGATTCAATTTTAATGGGGGAGAGACCAGAGACGAGTGTCCAAACTCAGTAACCCACAGAAACAAACAAATGGCAACAAAGCTTCTGTGGCCTCCTCTATTATCACATCCTCTGCCTCAAAAATTCGAAGTCGGAGAGAGCACAAATCACCAACTATGGCTCGGAGGGCATAAATGCGTGAGAACCAAAAGGCTCGCAGTCCGCGTCTCTCTCCACGATTCTCTTGCATCTTCAGTTTCGACTGCTGCCGATAtggttcatcatcatcatcatcatcatcatcatcttcttcatctccaacatctccctctcttctctctcgctGAGAGCGTGGGCTATTCCTTGGCCAGCTATTACACTTCTCTGGGTCTCTTCGTCATCTCTGTTCCGGGCCTCTGGTCTCTCATCAAACGTTCCGTTAAATCCAAG ATTGTGCAGAAGACTTACATCTCCGAAGGAGGAGGGAAGAAAGCACCAAACCAGATTGCAGGAGAAATTTTATCTTACTTCAGTCGCAACAATTTTGTGGTATCCGATCGAGGAGAGACCATAAc AGGTGCATACTACTGGAAGCGAGCTTCAAGGAAGGAGCAGATCAAAGTGAAGATGATGGTTGATGACAAGGGGACCCTCTCCGAGATCTTAGTCCAGGGAGATGATCAGCAGGTCGAGCAGATGAGGAAGGAACTTCAGCTCAGCGAGAAAGGCATGGTCTATGTCAAAGGCATCTTTGAGAGATCATGA
- the LOC122077337 gene encoding protein COFACTOR ASSEMBLY OF COMPLEX C SUBUNIT B CCB1, chloroplastic isoform X1: MESLRHPFLMLLLSSQPQLRTFVILLVPEGFTVIPISRKGYIAPLLSPFSERFNFNGGETRDECPNSVTHRNKQMATKLLWPPLLSHPLPQKFEVGESTNHQLWLGGHKCVRTKRLAVRVSLHDSLASSVSTAADMVHHHHHHHHHLLHLQHLPLFSLAESVGYSLASYYTSLGLFVISVPGLWSLIKRSVKSKIVQKTYISEGGGKKAPNQIAGEILSYFSRNNFVVSDRGETITFEGMMIPSRGQAALLTFCTCISLASVALVLTITVPEVGDKWYSLTILSPLAGAYYWKRASRKEQIKVKMMVDDKGTLSEILVQGDDQQVEQMRKELQLSEKGMVYVKGIFERS; the protein is encoded by the exons ATGGAGAGTCTCCGTCATCCCTTTTTGATGCTTCTCTTATCTTCTCAGCCTCAACTTAGGACGTTTGTAATTTTGCTTGTTCCTGAGGGTTTTACTGTCATTCCAATAAGCAGAAAGGGGTATATTGCTCCTTTGTTATCCCCCTTCTCTGAGCGATTCAATTTTAATGGGGGAGAGACCAGAGACGAGTGTCCAAACTCAGTAACCCACAGAAACAAACAAATGGCAACAAAGCTTCTGTGGCCTCCTCTATTATCACATCCTCTGCCTCAAAAATTCGAAGTCGGAGAGAGCACAAATCACCAACTATGGCTCGGAGGGCATAAATGCGTGAGAACCAAAAGGCTCGCAGTCCGCGTCTCTCTCCACGATTCTCTTGCATCTTCAGTTTCGACTGCTGCCGATAtggttcatcatcatcatcatcatcatcatcatcttcttcatctccaacatctccctctcttctctctcgctGAGAGCGTGGGCTATTCCTTGGCCAGCTATTACACTTCTCTGGGTCTCTTCGTCATCTCTGTTCCGGGCCTCTGGTCTCTCATCAAACGTTCCGTTAAATCCAAG ATTGTGCAGAAGACTTACATCTCCGAAGGAGGAGGGAAGAAAGCACCAAACCAGATTGCAGGAGAAATTTTATCTTACTTCAGTCGCAACAATTTTGTGGTATCCGATCGAGGAGAGACCATAAc GTTTGAAGGGATGATGATTCCGAGTAGGGGCCAAGCGGCATTGCTTACGTTCTGTACATGTATCAGTCTGGCAAGCGTTGCGCTTGTTCTCACTATTACAGTTCCGGAGGTGGGAGACAAATGGTACTCCCTCACCATCTTAAGCCCTTTGGC AGGTGCATACTACTGGAAGCGAGCTTCAAGGAAGGAGCAGATCAAAGTGAAGATGATGGTTGATGACAAGGGGACCCTCTCCGAGATCTTAGTCCAGGGAGATGATCAGCAGGTCGAGCAGATGAGGAAGGAACTTCAGCTCAGCGAGAAAGGCATGGTCTATGTCAAAGGCATCTTTGAGAGATCATGA